One genomic segment of Burkholderia pyrrocinia includes these proteins:
- the rpmI gene encoding 50S ribosomal protein L35 translates to MPKMKTKKSAAKRFVVRPGGTVKRGQAFKRHILTKKTTKNKRHLRGATAVHDSDLNSVRAMLPFA, encoded by the coding sequence ATGCCTAAGATGAAGACCAAGAAGAGCGCTGCAAAGCGCTTCGTGGTGCGTCCGGGCGGTACCGTCAAGCGCGGTCAAGCCTTCAAGCGCCACATCCTGACCAAGAAAACCACGAAGAACAAGCGCCATCTGCGCGGCGCCACGGCAGTTCATGATTCCGATCTGAACTCCGTCCGCGCGATGCTCCCGTTCGCGTAA
- the rplT gene encoding 50S ribosomal protein L20, whose product MPRVKRGVTARARHKKIINLAKGYRGRRNNVYRIAKQAVMRAGQYAYRDRRNKKRVFRALWITRINAAVRQHDMTYSVFINGLKKASIELDRKVLADMAVFDKAAFAAIVKQVKAAVAA is encoded by the coding sequence ATGCCTCGAGTCAAACGTGGGGTAACCGCACGGGCCCGCCACAAGAAGATCATCAACCTGGCCAAGGGTTATCGCGGCCGCCGCAATAACGTCTACCGCATCGCCAAGCAGGCGGTGATGCGCGCTGGTCAGTACGCGTACCGCGATCGCCGCAACAAGAAGCGTGTGTTCCGCGCACTGTGGATCACGCGTATCAACGCGGCAGTTCGCCAGCACGACATGACCTACAGCGTGTTCATCAACGGCCTGAAGAAGGCGTCGATCGAACTCGACCGTAAGGTGCTGGCCGACATGGCGGTGTTCGACAAGGCTGCTTTTGCTGCGATCGTCAAGCAGGTGAAAGCCGCCGTTGCAGCCTAA
- the infC gene encoding translation initiation factor IF-3, with product MATDKSSHRINGEITAPEVRLVGLENEPLGIVKLADAFRKSEELDVDLVEIAPQAVPPVCRLMDYGKFKYQESKKQHEAKLKQKVIQVKEVKFRPGTDDGDYNVKLRNLVRFLEEGDKTKITLRFRGREMAHQEIGMRMLERLRTDLDEVGQVEQMPKMEGRQMIMVLSPKKKK from the coding sequence ATCGCTACTGATAAGTCGTCGCATCGCATCAACGGTGAAATCACTGCGCCGGAAGTGCGTCTGGTCGGGCTCGAGAACGAACCGCTCGGTATCGTAAAACTCGCTGATGCTTTCCGTAAATCGGAAGAACTGGATGTTGACCTGGTGGAAATCGCGCCGCAAGCGGTTCCCCCGGTTTGCCGTCTGATGGATTACGGCAAGTTCAAGTACCAGGAATCGAAGAAACAGCACGAAGCGAAGCTGAAGCAGAAGGTCATCCAGGTCAAGGAAGTCAAGTTCCGCCCGGGTACCGATGACGGGGATTACAACGTCAAGCTCCGCAATCTCGTGCGCTTCCTCGAAGAAGGCGACAAGACGAAGATCACGTTGCGTTTCCGCGGCCGCGAAATGGCTCACCAGGAAATCGGTATGCGGATGCTCGAGCGTCTGCGCACGGATCTCGATGAAGTCGGCCAGGTCGAGCAGATGCCGAAGATGGAAGGGCGCCAGATGATCATGGTGCTCTCGCCGAAGAAAAAGAAGTAA
- the pheS gene encoding phenylalanine--tRNA ligase subunit alpha produces the protein MDLDQIVADAQQSFEQAADITTLENEKARFLGKSGALTELLKGLGKLDPEARKTEGARINVAKQQVEAALTARRQALADALLNQRLAAEAIDVTLPGRGAGAGSLHPVMRTWERVEQIFRSIGFDVADGPEIETDWYNFTSLNSPENHPARSMQDTFYVEGKDADGRQLLLRTHTSPMQVRYARMNRPPIKVIAPGRTYRVDSDATHSPMFNQVEGLWIDENISFADLKGVYTDFLKKFFERDDILVRFRPSYFPFTEPSAEIDMMFEQGKNAGKWLEISGSGQVHPTVIRNMGLDPERYIGFAFGSGLERLTMLRYGVQDLRLFFENDLRFLRQFA, from the coding sequence ATGGATCTGGACCAGATTGTCGCCGACGCGCAGCAGTCCTTCGAACAGGCTGCCGACATCACCACGCTCGAAAACGAGAAAGCACGATTTCTCGGCAAGTCGGGTGCGCTGACCGAGTTGCTGAAGGGCCTCGGCAAGCTCGATCCGGAAGCACGCAAGACCGAAGGCGCACGCATCAACGTCGCGAAGCAGCAGGTTGAAGCCGCGCTGACCGCACGTCGCCAGGCGCTGGCCGACGCGCTGTTGAATCAGCGCCTCGCCGCCGAGGCGATCGACGTGACGCTGCCGGGCCGCGGCGCGGGTGCAGGCAGCCTGCACCCCGTGATGCGCACGTGGGAGCGTGTAGAACAGATTTTCCGCTCGATCGGTTTCGACGTGGCCGACGGTCCCGAAATCGAGACCGACTGGTACAACTTCACGTCGCTGAACAGCCCGGAGAACCATCCGGCGCGTTCGATGCAGGACACCTTCTACGTCGAAGGCAAGGACGCCGACGGCCGCCAGTTGCTGCTGCGCACGCACACGAGCCCGATGCAGGTGCGTTACGCGCGCATGAACCGTCCGCCGATCAAGGTGATCGCGCCGGGCCGCACGTATCGCGTCGACAGCGATGCGACCCACTCGCCGATGTTCAATCAGGTCGAGGGGCTGTGGATCGACGAAAACATCAGTTTTGCCGACCTCAAGGGCGTCTATACCGACTTCCTGAAAAAATTCTTCGAGCGCGACGACATCCTCGTGCGCTTCCGTCCGTCGTATTTCCCGTTCACGGAACCGTCGGCCGAGATCGACATGATGTTCGAGCAAGGCAAGAACGCCGGCAAGTGGCTCGAGATCTCCGGTTCGGGGCAAGTGCATCCGACCGTGATTCGCAACATGGGCCTCGATCCCGAGCGCTACATCGGCTTCGCGTTCGGCAGCGGCCTCGAGCGCCTGACGATGCTGCGCTACGGCGTCCAGGATCTCCGGCTGTTCTTCGAGAACGACCTGCGTTTCCTGCGCCAGTTCGCATAA